The Megalops cyprinoides isolate fMegCyp1 chromosome 22, fMegCyp1.pri, whole genome shotgun sequence genome contains a region encoding:
- the LOC118770014 gene encoding trypsin-3-like, giving the protein MLIELKDNVHSPKTVNLPAKCSNYPDKAPENTKLLVAGWGSPGGKNAVLPTKLRCLNIEKERCARAMPPITADAFCAGKGDHKTRVGDSGGGLVLEATNEVFGVVQRGWLPDHMYPGIFTSVCSHLAWIKQVTGL; this is encoded by the exons ATGCTGATTGAGCTGAAGGATAATGTTCACAGTCCCAAAACTGTCAACCTACCAGCTAAATGCAGTAACTACCCTGATAAGGCACCAGAAAATACCAAGCTTCTTGTTGCTGGCTGGGGAAGTCCAG GTGGAAAGAATGCTGTATTACCTACTAAGCTCCGTTGTTTGAATATAGAGAAGGAAAGGTGTGCAAGAGCAATGCCTCCAATCACTGCTGATGCCTTTTGTGCAGGAAAAGGGGATCATAAAACAAGAGTG GGTGACTCTGGAGGAGGTCTGGTGCTTGAAGCGACGAACGAGGTGTTTGGAGTGGTTCAAAGAGGTTGGCTGCCTGATCATATGTATCCAGGCATATTCACAAGCGTGTGCTCCCACTTGGCCTGGATCAAACAAGTAACTGGGCTTTGA